A window of Castanea sativa cultivar Marrone di Chiusa Pesio chromosome 1, ASM4071231v1 contains these coding sequences:
- the LOC142627052 gene encoding aldehyde oxidase GLOX1, which translates to MAALLRTLIVFPLLLVTVHSQFWLPNPFRGSNDDQDKNPGLKLPGITIPLLGSIGIGDETDKADQGANPPFETDYKGLWMLLSADSGANAMHVNLLPNNKIIMFDATAFRMSTLKLPNGECIPYKDDKKRDKEDCWSHGVEFDYNTGYKRPLKMVFDPWCSSGGLTADGILISTGGWKDGTRTVRYMDTCEDCDWREFQYTLADARWYATQITLADGGFFLVGGRKSFSYEYVPPAGKSNAESIKFPFLYQTTDIEENNLYPFVHLSSDGNVFIFANNRSVLLNPKTNKIIKEFPILEGGSRNYPASAMSALLPIKLYVKNAATIAVEVIICGGAKPQAYTLAQNSIFLPALQDCNRLQITKPNAQWKKETMPTPRVMGDMLNLPNGDLLILNGAKQGTSAWYSAEDPNLNPILYSPYNPMNQRFKVLNPTTIPRMYHSAVALLPDGKVLVGGSNPNPGYNFTAKYPTEMRIEKFSPPYLDPALAIHRPIIVEEASETTLTYEKNFVVQFRLGESFVDKRDVKVSMYAPPFTTHGYSMNQRLLFLGKVDVRKVFPTVYQVEVVAPPTREVAPAGYYLIFVVYRGVPSKAMWVQIK; encoded by the exons ATGGCGGCCTTGCTTAGAACTCTCATTGTTTTCCCTCTCTTGCTAGTTACCGTGCATTCGCAATTTTGGCTCCCAAATCCGTTTAGGGGATCTAATGATGACCAAGATAAAAATCCAGGGCTTAAGCTTCCTGGCATCACAATCCCTTTACTTGGATCCATTGGTATTGGAGATGAGACTGATAAAGCTGATCAGGGGGCAAATCCTCCTTTTGAGACAGACTATAAAGGGTTATGGATGCTTCTTTCCGCGGACTCTGGCGCCAATGCCATGCACGTTAATTTACTTCCTAACAACAAGATCATAATGTTCGATGCCACAGCATTTCGCATGTCAACTCTTAAATTGCCCAACGGAGAATGCATTCCCTACAAGGATGATAAGAAAAGAGACAAAGAGGATTGTTGGTCTCACGGTGTGGAATTTGATTATAACACAGGCTATAAGAGACCACTCAAG ATGGTGTTTGACCCATGGTGCTCATCAGGAGGCCTCACTGCCGATGGTATCTTGATTAGCACTGGTGGATGGAAAGACGGGACAAGAACGGTTAGATACATGGATACATGTGAGGACTGCGATTGGAGAGAATTCCAATACACACTGGCAGACGCAAGATG GTATGCAACACAAATAACCCTAGCCGATGGTGGTTTCTTTTTGGTGGGTGGCCGCAAGTCATTCAGCTACGAATACGTTCCACCAGCAGGCAAATCCAATGCCGAATCCATCAAGTTTCCATTCCTCTACCAAACCACTGATATAGAAGAGAACAACTTGTACCCTTTCGTCCACCTCTCCTCCGATGGCAACGTCTTCATCTTCGCAAACAACCGCTCAGTTCTCCTCAACCCTAAGACCAACAAGATCATCAAAGAGTTCCCAATCTTGGAAGGCGGCTCCCGCAACTACCCAGCATCGGCGATGTCGGCTCTCCTTCCTATAAAACTCTACGTCAAGAATGCCGCGACCATCGCAGTTGAGGTCATTATTTGCGGTGGGGCGAAGCCACAGGCCTATACTTTAGCCCAAAACTCAATCTTCTTACCGGCATTACAAGATTGCAACAGGCTTCAAATCACAAAACCTAACGCTCAATGGAAGAAGGAAACGATGCCTACACCGCGTGTCATGGGGGATATGCTGAATCTTCCGAATGGAGACCTCTTGATTCTCAACGGCGCCAAGCAAGGTACATCAGCATGGTACTCTGCCGAAGACCCGAACTTGAATCCGATACTTTATAGTCCTTATAATCCTATGAACCAAAGGTTTAAGGTGCTTAATCCCACTACAATTCCACGAATGTATCATTCTGCGGTTGCATTACTTCCTGATGGGAAAGTTTTAGTAGGAGGTAGTAACCCTAATCCAGGGTATAACTTCACCGCCAAGTATCCTACAGAGATGAGGATAGAGAAGTTTTCACCGCCTTATTTGGACCCAGCATTGGCTATACACAGGCCAATAATCGTAGAGGAGGCATCGGAGACCACTCTAACTTACGAAAAAAACTTCGTGGTGCAGTTTAGGCTTGGTGAGTCATTCGTGGATAAGAGGGATGTGAAGGTGAGCATGTATGCACCACCGTTTACAACGCACGGGTACTCTATGAATCAAAGACTACTTTTTCTTGGTAAAGTTGATGTGCGTAAGGTTTTCCCTACTGTTTACCAAGTTGAGGTAGTGGCACCGCCTACACGTGAGGTTGCTCCTGCTGGGTACTATCTGATCTTTGTGGTTTATCGTGGGGTTCCAAGTAAGGCAATGTGGGTGCAAAtcaagtag